The following proteins are co-located in the Bos indicus isolate NIAB-ARS_2022 breed Sahiwal x Tharparkar chromosome 8, NIAB-ARS_B.indTharparkar_mat_pri_1.0, whole genome shotgun sequence genome:
- the LOC139176034 gene encoding major allergen Equ c 1-like isoform X3 → MKLLLLCLGLTLVCAQEGNSDVVRSNFDIPEITGEWFSILLASDDREKIENGSMRFFVEYISLLENSSLFIKMHTKVNGVCTELPLTCDSTGEDGVYTVSYQRSSEPCSVFSTDDGENKFRILQPENQIRVQNSRTSLWKFAKSMELLRKTLLT, encoded by the exons atgaagctgctgctgctgtgtctggGGCTGACCCTAGTCTGTGCCCAGGAGGGAAACTCTGATGTTGTGAGAAGCAACTTTGATATTCCAGAG ATTACAGGGGAAtggttttcaattctcttggccTCAGACGACAGGGAAAAGATAGAAAATGGTAGCATGAGGTTTTTTGTGGAGTACATCAGTCTCTTGGAaaattcttctttgtttattaaaATGCATACAAA GGTAAACGGAGTGTGTACTGAGCTTCCTTTGACTTGTGACAGCACAGGAGAGGATGGTGTATATACTGTTAGCT ACCAAAGAAGTTCTGAGCcatgttctgttttctccacagaTGATGGAGAGAATAAATTTCGCATACTTCAG CCCGAGAACCAGATACGAGTCCAGAACTCAAGAACGAGTTTGTGGAAATTTGCCAAAAGTATGGAGTTGTTAAGGAAAACGTTATTGACCTGA
- the LOC139176034 gene encoding major allergen Equ c 1-like isoform X1 produces MKLLLLCLGLTLVCAQEGNSDVVRSNFDIPEITGEWFSILLASDDREKIENGSMRFFVEYISLLENSSLFIKMHTKVNGVCTELPLTCDSTGEDGVYTVSYDGENKFRILQVNYSQHIIFYLENFSDSFKLLELYAREPDTSPELKNEFVEICQKYGVVKENVIDLTKVDRCLQARGNGVA; encoded by the exons atgaagctgctgctgctgtgtctggGGCTGACCCTAGTCTGTGCCCAGGAGGGAAACTCTGATGTTGTGAGAAGCAACTTTGATATTCCAGAG ATTACAGGGGAAtggttttcaattctcttggccTCAGACGACAGGGAAAAGATAGAAAATGGTAGCATGAGGTTTTTTGTGGAGTACATCAGTCTCTTGGAaaattcttctttgtttattaaaATGCATACAAA GGTAAACGGAGTGTGTACTGAGCTTCCTTTGACTTGTGACAGCACAGGAGAGGATGGTGTATATACTGTTAGCT aTGATGGAGAGAATAAATTTCGCATACTTCAGGTGAACTATAGtcaacatattattttttatctcGAGAATTTCAGCGACTCGTTCAAACTGCTAGAGCTCTACG CCCGAGAACCAGATACGAGTCCAGAACTCAAGAACGAGTTTGTGGAAATTTGCCAAAAGTATGGAGTTGTTAAGGAAAACGTTATTGACCTGACCAAAGTGG ATCGCTGCTTGCAGGCGCGAGGGAATGGAGTGGCCTAG
- the LOC139176034 gene encoding major allergen Equ c 1-like isoform X2, translated as MKLLLLCLGLTLVCAQEGNSDVVRSNFDIPEITGEWFSILLASDDREKIENGSMRFFVEYISLLENSSLFIKMHTKVNGVCTELPLTCDSTGEDGVYTVSYQRSSEPCSVFSTDDGENKFRILQVNYSQHIIFYLENFSDSFKLLELYAGDPPLS; from the exons atgaagctgctgctgctgtgtctggGGCTGACCCTAGTCTGTGCCCAGGAGGGAAACTCTGATGTTGTGAGAAGCAACTTTGATATTCCAGAG ATTACAGGGGAAtggttttcaattctcttggccTCAGACGACAGGGAAAAGATAGAAAATGGTAGCATGAGGTTTTTTGTGGAGTACATCAGTCTCTTGGAaaattcttctttgtttattaaaATGCATACAAA GGTAAACGGAGTGTGTACTGAGCTTCCTTTGACTTGTGACAGCACAGGAGAGGATGGTGTATATACTGTTAGCT ACCAAAGAAGTTCTGAGCcatgttctgttttctccacagaTGATGGAGAGAATAAATTTCGCATACTTCAGGTGAACTATAGtcaacatattattttttatctcGAGAATTTCAGCGACTCGTTCAAACTGCTAGAGCTCTACG CTGGAGACCCACCCCTCTCATGA